One Pseudomonas abieticivorans genomic region harbors:
- a CDS encoding pilus assembly protein TadG-related protein, translating into MVARFTVPRRQRGAIGLMAAGTLAVALLFMLLSVDSGRLYLEKRKLQGVADMSALAAANQSAVCTGSGTSALSVATNTAQLNNHVVGTDRTLAVACGTLVTGANAVRTFSASASSNQAIQVKVTHSVATSVAAGLWSLFNGAFSTTTNLQATAVAALPGPPLAQLSIQSTLANVDTTKSALLNPLFSGLLGSNVSLDAVSWNSLVNTNINLLSYMNQLAVNLGVSAGNYTELLGTQTSVTKLIQAAIDVMKTNSAAATVVTSLGALQVGSANSSLVTLGDILQLQNGTTSSGLDANLQLFQLAEAFVQLANGQSGATATIPVNVLGLANATTQLKIIEPAQFSAVGNPNGPAQIYVQTAQAKVLISVTLPAVQTAIDGLNALISPLITGINLALKALTCPLGIGSCMSADLALLPSAAIDIGIKAASADSYVTGYTCSGTTKSLTATGETSAATFMVGQIDPNNFFSSTQVTVVNPVLLLDIGMKACPTCARVSTAGGGLGITANSNLLAKAAISHTYVSPPNVGQSPSQVYTYNSPSNAVQSLATTLSGITIKSYPVQNASLVGLILNVVTGLIATTFNLLTAIISTILSPLVDPILNNLLSLLGINLSSFDVGANLTCQTGRAALVI; encoded by the coding sequence ATGGTGGCGCGATTCACCGTACCCCGGCGGCAGCGTGGTGCCATTGGCCTGATGGCGGCCGGCACCCTGGCCGTGGCGCTGTTGTTCATGTTGCTGAGCGTGGACAGCGGCCGGCTCTACCTGGAAAAGCGCAAGCTGCAAGGGGTCGCCGACATGTCCGCCCTGGCCGCTGCCAACCAGAGCGCGGTATGCACAGGCAGCGGCACCAGCGCCCTCAGCGTCGCCACCAACACCGCCCAACTCAATAACCACGTGGTGGGCACCGACCGCACGCTGGCCGTCGCCTGCGGCACCTTGGTCACCGGCGCCAACGCCGTCAGAACCTTCAGTGCCAGCGCCTCCAGCAATCAGGCGATTCAGGTCAAGGTCACACACAGTGTTGCTACCAGCGTGGCAGCCGGTTTGTGGTCGCTGTTTAACGGGGCCTTTTCGACGACCACGAATTTGCAGGCCACGGCCGTGGCGGCACTGCCGGGGCCGCCGTTGGCGCAGTTGAGTATTCAAAGCACCCTGGCGAACGTGGACACGACAAAATCGGCACTGCTCAATCCATTGTTTTCAGGCTTGTTGGGCAGCAATGTGTCCCTTGATGCGGTCAGCTGGAACAGCTTGGTCAATACCAATATAAACCTGCTGAGTTACATGAATCAGTTGGCGGTCAACCTGGGTGTAAGCGCAGGTAATTACACCGAGCTATTAGGCACCCAGACTAGTGTAACGAAGCTTATTCAAGCGGCTATTGACGTCATGAAGACCAATAGCGCTGCTGCCACAGTTGTCACCAGCTTGGGTGCACTTCAAGTGGGTTCGGCAAACAGCAGCCTGGTCACCTTAGGCGACATCCTTCAGTTGCAAAACGGCACGACCTCTTCCGGCTTGGATGCCAATTTGCAGCTTTTCCAACTGGCCGAGGCGTTCGTGCAACTTGCTAATGGGCAAAGCGGCGCCACTGCGACTATTCCGGTCAATGTACTCGGACTTGCCAACGCAACAACTCAGCTAAAAATCATCGAGCCTGCTCAATTTTCCGCCGTGGGCAACCCCAATGGCCCTGCGCAGATCTACGTGCAAACTGCACAGGCAAAGGTGCTTATTTCCGTGACTCTGCCAGCAGTCCAGACAGCGATCGACGGCCTCAACGCCCTTATTTCTCCTTTGATTACGGGGATCAACCTTGCACTCAAAGCCCTGACTTGCCCTCTTGGCATCGGTAGTTGCATGTCTGCAGATCTGGCCCTGTTGCCCAGCGCCGCCATTGATATAGGTATAAAGGCTGCTAGCGCCGACAGCTATGTCACCGGCTACACTTGTTCGGGCACAACCAAAAGCCTGACGGCTACTGGCGAAACCTCAGCGGCAACCTTCATGGTAGGCCAGATAGATCCCAACAATTTCTTCTCATCCACCCAGGTCACGGTGGTAAACCCAGTATTGCTTTTAGACATTGGCATGAAAGCCTGCCCGACCTGTGCACGGGTATCGACAGCGGGAGGCGGCTTGGGTATCACCGCCAATAGCAACCTTTTAGCCAAAGCAGCTATTTCCCATACCTATGTTTCGCCACCCAATGTAGGGCAATCTCCCTCGCAGGTTTACACCTACAACAGCCCAAGTAATGCCGTGCAAAGCTTGGCGACTACATTGTCTGGGATCACCATCAAGAGTTACCCCGTACAGAACGCCTCGCTGGTGGGACTGATTCTGAACGTGGTCACCGGGCTTATCGCCACCACTTTCAACCTGCTGACAGCAATCATTAGTACGATATTGAGCCCGTTGGTAGACCCCATACTCAATAACCTATTGTCACTGCTAGGCATTAACCTGAGCAGTTTCGACGTCGGCGCCAACCTCACCTGCCAAACCGGCCGCGCCGCCTTGGTCATCTAA
- a CDS encoding acetyl-CoA C-acetyltransferase, whose product MTQVRRVAIIGGNRIPFARANGPYAKASNQAMLTAALEGLIERFSLHGLCMGEVAAGAVLKLSRDFSLTRECVLGSRLSPQTPAYDVTQACGTGLEAALLVANKIALGQIECGIAGGVDTASDAPIAVDEGMRQILLQANRAKSTGDKLKALLQLRPHHFKPELPRNGEPRTGLSMGQHCELMAQTWSIARQDQDQLALQSHLNLAAAYAEGWQDDLVTPFLGLTRDNNLRPDLTLEKLAMLKPAFERSAKGTLTAGNSTPLTDGASVVLLGSEAWAKARGLPILAYLRDGETAAVDFVKGHEGLLMAPVYAVPRLLARNGLTLQDFDYYEIHEAFAAQVLCTLKAWEDPDYCKTRLGLDAPLGAIDRSKLNVKGSSLGAGHPFAATGGRILANLAKLLEAAGQGRGLISICAAGGQGVTAIIER is encoded by the coding sequence ATGACTCAAGTGCGCCGCGTCGCGATTATCGGCGGCAACCGCATCCCCTTCGCCCGGGCCAACGGCCCCTACGCCAAGGCCAGCAACCAGGCGATGCTGACGGCAGCGCTGGAAGGCCTGATCGAACGGTTCAGCCTGCACGGCCTGTGCATGGGCGAGGTGGCGGCCGGGGCGGTGCTGAAGTTGTCGCGTGACTTCAGCCTGACCCGCGAATGCGTGTTGGGCTCGCGCCTGTCGCCGCAAACGCCGGCCTACGACGTAACCCAGGCTTGTGGCACCGGCCTGGAAGCGGCGTTGCTGGTGGCCAACAAAATTGCCTTGGGCCAGATTGAATGCGGCATTGCCGGCGGCGTGGACACCGCCTCCGATGCACCCATCGCGGTGGATGAAGGCATGCGTCAGATCCTGTTGCAGGCTAACCGCGCCAAAAGCACCGGTGACAAGCTCAAGGCGCTGCTGCAGCTGCGTCCCCATCACTTCAAACCCGAGCTGCCACGCAATGGCGAGCCGCGTACGGGCTTGTCCATGGGCCAGCATTGCGAGCTGATGGCGCAGACCTGGAGCATCGCCCGCCAAGACCAGGACCAATTGGCCCTGCAAAGCCACCTCAACCTGGCGGCGGCTTATGCCGAAGGCTGGCAGGACGACCTGGTAACGCCCTTCCTGGGGCTGACCCGCGACAACAACCTGCGCCCCGACCTGACGCTGGAGAAGCTCGCCATGCTCAAGCCGGCGTTCGAGCGCAGCGCCAAGGGCACACTCACCGCAGGCAACTCGACGCCTTTGACCGATGGCGCCTCGGTGGTGCTGCTGGGCAGCGAGGCCTGGGCCAAGGCGCGCGGCCTGCCGATCCTGGCCTACCTGCGTGACGGTGAAACCGCCGCGGTGGATTTCGTCAAAGGCCACGAGGGCCTGTTGATGGCGCCCGTATACGCGGTGCCGCGGCTGCTGGCGCGCAATGGCCTGACGCTGCAGGATTTTGATTACTACGAGATCCACGAAGCCTTTGCCGCGCAAGTGCTGTGCACGCTCAAGGCCTGGGAAGACCCCGACTATTGCAAGACCCGCCTGGGGCTGGATGCGCCCCTGGGGGCCATCGACCGCAGCAAGCTGAACGTCAAGGGCAGCTCGCTAGGCGCGGGGCATCCTTTTGCGGCGACAGGGGGGCGGATATTGGCCAACCTCGCCAAGCTGCTGGAAGCAGCTGGGCAAGGGCGCGGGCTGATCTCGATCTGTGCGGCGGGGGGGCAGGGGGTTACGGCGATCATCGAGCGCTAA
- a CDS encoding 3-oxoacyl-ACP reductase, which produces MSDRYVDFANSDIGRRLIGAVGLPTPARLERWQAGRLRPIEGALLVGGGPLAEKVSEMAPRLTDDAYRFASQTSTLPDWVAGLGPKLKAVVFDASDIGETLALKQLREFFQPILKSLDNSAHIVILGRDPKTLESPNAHIAQRALEGFSRSLAKELRNGGVLQLLYVAPEAEDQLEGALRFFLSPKSAYVSGQVLRLNACASRVHDWTRPLAGRKALVTGAARGIGASIAETLARDGADVYLLDVPQAKADLEALAARLGGRTIDLDICAADAAAQLIHALPDGIDIVVHNAGITRDKTLVNMTPDYWDSVLAVNLNAPQVLTQALFDGGTLKDDGRVILLSSTSGIAGNRGQANYAASKAGLIGLAEAWAPRLAERGASINAVAPGFIETHMTAQMPFALREAGRRMSSLGQGGLPQDVAEAVAWLAQPGSGTVNGQVLRVCGQSVLGA; this is translated from the coding sequence ATGTCTGATCGTTATGTCGATTTCGCCAACTCTGACATTGGCCGCCGCCTGATTGGCGCGGTCGGCCTGCCCACGCCCGCCCGCCTGGAGCGCTGGCAAGCCGGCCGGCTGCGGCCAATCGAAGGAGCATTGCTGGTGGGCGGCGGCCCGTTGGCAGAAAAAGTCAGCGAAATGGCCCCACGCCTGACAGACGATGCCTACCGTTTTGCCAGCCAAACCAGCACCCTGCCTGATTGGGTCGCAGGGCTTGGGCCCAAGCTCAAGGCCGTGGTGTTCGATGCCAGTGACATCGGCGAAACCTTGGCGCTCAAGCAACTGCGAGAATTCTTCCAGCCGATCCTGAAAAGCCTGGATAACAGCGCCCATATCGTGATTCTGGGCCGCGACCCCAAAACCCTTGAGTCGCCCAACGCACACATCGCCCAGCGCGCCCTCGAGGGCTTCAGCCGCTCGCTGGCCAAGGAGCTGCGCAATGGCGGCGTGTTGCAATTGCTCTACGTGGCGCCCGAGGCCGAGGACCAGTTGGAAGGCGCGCTGCGTTTTTTCCTTTCGCCTAAAAGCGCCTACGTGTCGGGCCAGGTGCTGCGCCTGAACGCCTGCGCCAGCCGCGTACACGACTGGACCCGCCCACTGGCCGGGCGCAAGGCGCTGGTGACCGGGGCGGCGCGCGGCATTGGTGCATCCATCGCCGAAACCCTGGCCCGCGATGGCGCCGATGTTTACCTGCTCGACGTGCCCCAGGCCAAGGCAGACCTTGAGGCCCTGGCCGCGCGGCTGGGCGGGCGCACCATCGACTTGGATATTTGCGCCGCCGATGCCGCCGCGCAACTGATCCACGCATTGCCCGACGGCATCGACATCGTGGTGCACAACGCCGGCATCACCCGCGACAAGACCCTGGTAAACATGACCCCCGACTACTGGGACTCGGTGTTGGCGGTCAACCTCAACGCCCCGCAAGTATTGACCCAGGCGCTGTTCGACGGTGGCACGCTGAAGGACGACGGCCGGGTGATCCTGTTGTCTTCCACCAGTGGCATCGCCGGTAACCGTGGCCAGGCCAACTATGCCGCCAGCAAGGCTGGCCTCATCGGCCTGGCTGAAGCCTGGGCGCCGCGGCTGGCCGAGCGCGGCGCCAGTATCAACGCCGTGGCGCCGGGCTTTATCGAAACCCATATGACCGCGCAAATGCCCTTCGCCCTGCGCGAGGCCGGCCGGCGCATGAGCTCGCTGGGCCAGGGCGGCCTGCCACAGGATGTTGCCGAAGCGGTGGCCTGGCTGGCGCAACCGGGTAGCGGCACGGTCAACGGCCAAGTGCTGCGGGTGTGCGGGCAAAGCGTACTGGGGGCCTGA
- a CDS encoding AraC family transcriptional regulator — protein sequence MSSSNWIDLAQDRDTGIETLRAHFQGHAYDPHWHDSYLVGFTEQGVQQFNCRRARHNSTPGQVFLLEPGELHDGTAPDADGFTYRMLYLDPQWIEREMAGLFEQAPQGTQLSVSHNLFHDPRLAQAISFAFAALHGQDLRMVRQGALDNLLEHLTGHLHWRTRHQADPRMPLVALRAREYLHAHYQRDLGMDELAQVCGVDRFRLNRAFKAAFGLPPHAYLVQLRLARARRLLASGVQPVQVAADLGFADQSHLGRWFMRAYGMTPAAYRKRCTKLPD from the coding sequence ATGAGCTCGTCCAACTGGATCGACCTGGCGCAAGACCGTGACACCGGCATCGAAACGTTGCGCGCCCACTTCCAAGGCCATGCCTACGACCCCCACTGGCATGACAGTTACCTGGTGGGCTTCACCGAGCAAGGCGTGCAGCAGTTCAACTGCCGGCGGGCGCGGCACAACAGCACGCCGGGCCAGGTGTTCCTGCTCGAACCTGGCGAGCTGCATGACGGCACCGCGCCAGATGCCGATGGCTTTACCTACCGCATGCTCTACCTTGACCCGCAGTGGATCGAGCGCGAGATGGCCGGGCTGTTCGAACAGGCCCCGCAAGGCACCCAACTGAGCGTCAGCCACAACCTGTTCCACGACCCGCGCCTGGCCCAGGCCATCAGCTTTGCCTTCGCCGCGCTGCACGGCCAGGACCTGCGCATGGTGCGCCAAGGTGCGCTGGACAACCTGCTGGAGCACCTGACCGGCCACCTGCACTGGCGCACCCGCCACCAGGCCGACCCACGCATGCCGCTGGTGGCCCTGCGCGCCCGTGAATACCTGCACGCCCACTACCAGCGCGACTTGGGCATGGATGAGTTGGCCCAGGTGTGTGGCGTCGATCGCTTTCGCCTGAACCGCGCCTTCAAGGCCGCCTTTGGCCTGCCGCCCCATGCCTACCTGGTGCAACTGCGCCTGGCCCGCGCGCGCAGGCTGCTGGCCAGTGGCGTACAGCCGGTGCAGGTGGCGGCCGACCTGGGCTTTGCCGACCAAAGCCACCTGGGCCGCTGGTTCATGCGCGCCTACGGCATGACGCCTGCGGCCTACCGCAAGCGCTGCACAAAGCTTCCAGACTGA
- a CDS encoding DUF4136 domain-containing protein, which translates to MSRRLVFCLLCSTLAACSSPNPYTATSNPLPPAPPQAAQTFDASAYPAAPRDWGRYRSWSWAGNQLPPGSALADSAQIAEAVSNGLDQRGLRPARGGPGDLMVTADVRLEKRLRQVQEDVAYGGGYGPYGPGYGGYGSYPVVRTYEVQVLVVRLNMFDGATNQPVWNASAETNSGGSESQRQDAIRKAVEKALTAYPPS; encoded by the coding sequence ATGTCACGCCGTCTTGTTTTCTGCCTGCTGTGCAGCACCCTGGCCGCCTGCTCCAGCCCCAACCCGTACACGGCCACCTCCAACCCGCTGCCACCTGCGCCACCGCAGGCGGCGCAAACCTTCGACGCCAGCGCCTACCCTGCAGCGCCGCGTGACTGGGGCCGCTATCGCAGTTGGAGCTGGGCCGGCAATCAACTGCCACCCGGCAGCGCCTTGGCCGATTCGGCACAAATCGCCGAAGCCGTCAGCAACGGCCTGGACCAACGCGGCCTGCGCCCGGCACGCGGTGGCCCGGGTGATTTGATGGTGACCGCTGACGTGCGCCTGGAAAAACGCCTGCGCCAGGTGCAGGAAGACGTCGCCTATGGTGGCGGCTACGGCCCCTATGGCCCGGGCTACGGCGGTTACGGCAGCTACCCGGTGGTGCGCACCTATGAAGTGCAGGTGCTGGTGGTGCGCCTGAATATGTTCGATGGCGCGACCAACCAGCCGGTGTGGAACGCCAGCGCCGAAACAAACAGTGGCGGCAGCGAAAGCCAGCGCCAGGATGCGATCAGGAAGGCTGTGGAAAAGGCCTTAACGGCGTATCCTCCTAGTTGA
- a CDS encoding methyltransferase domain-containing protein, producing MSDRHFDELATRFAEKIYGGAKGAIRLAVLQADLSEALPERPLRVLDIGAGLGHMSLWLAQRGHQVTLAEPAAPMLEGARQRFADAGQQATFIQAPWQDLPGQLHQPYDLVICHAVLEWLAEPHAILPVLHQLTKPGGWLSLAFYNRDALVYRNLLKGHFRKLRKQDNLAGEKQSLTPQMPLDPRQLQTQLDALWQVESKSGVRVFHDYMPVEFQARVELPDLLEMELAYRRHPAYAGLGRYLHWICRPA from the coding sequence ATGAGCGATCGGCACTTCGACGAACTGGCGACCCGCTTCGCCGAGAAAATCTACGGTGGCGCAAAAGGCGCGATCCGCCTCGCGGTGTTGCAGGCAGACCTGAGCGAAGCCCTGCCCGAGCGCCCCTTGCGGGTGCTGGACATCGGGGCTGGGCTGGGCCACATGTCGCTGTGGCTGGCGCAGCGTGGCCATCAGGTGACCCTGGCCGAACCCGCCGCGCCCATGCTCGAAGGGGCGCGCCAGCGCTTTGCCGACGCCGGCCAGCAGGCCACGTTCATCCAGGCGCCCTGGCAGGACTTGCCGGGCCAGTTGCACCAGCCTTACGACCTGGTGATCTGCCACGCCGTGCTTGAATGGCTGGCCGAACCCCACGCCATCCTGCCGGTGCTGCACCAGTTGACTAAGCCCGGCGGTTGGCTGTCGCTGGCCTTCTACAACCGTGACGCGCTGGTGTACCGCAACCTGCTCAAGGGGCACTTTCGCAAACTGCGCAAGCAGGACAACCTGGCCGGCGAAAAGCAGAGCCTGACCCCGCAAATGCCGTTGGACCCGCGCCAATTGCAAACGCAACTCGACGCCCTGTGGCAGGTCGAAAGCAAGAGCGGCGTGCGGGTTTTCCACGATTACATGCCGGTCGAATTCCAGGCCCGGGTCGAGTTGCCCGACCTGCTGGAAATGGAGCTGGCTTACCGACGCCACCCGGCCTATGCGGGCCTTGGGCGTTATCTGCACTGGATTTGCCGCCCGGCCTGA
- a CDS encoding DUF4136 domain-containing protein translates to MIRRLAILSTVLLLSACESNQVNHDFDASRDFGAYRSWSWKEPALQYSPNDPRIKSDLTEQRIREAVGSQLDQRGLRPAQAGGKGDVSVQAYLIVENRQQQITTNYGGAWGGYWGGYSGGPAYNETRSVDYKVATIQVDLLDGHDGKLVWRGSSEQVMNSYPPSPAERSTAIQKTVAKVLATYPPQ, encoded by the coding sequence ATGATCCGCCGCCTCGCTATCCTTTCAACGGTCCTGCTGCTCAGCGCCTGTGAGAGCAACCAGGTCAACCACGACTTCGACGCCAGCCGCGATTTCGGGGCGTACCGCAGTTGGAGCTGGAAAGAACCGGCGCTGCAATACAGCCCCAACGACCCGCGCATCAAGAGCGACCTGACCGAGCAGCGCATTCGTGAAGCGGTCGGCAGCCAACTGGACCAGCGCGGGCTGCGCCCGGCCCAGGCCGGTGGCAAGGGTGATGTCAGCGTGCAAGCCTACCTGATCGTGGAAAACCGCCAGCAGCAGATCACCACCAACTACGGCGGTGCCTGGGGCGGGTATTGGGGTGGTTACTCGGGCGGCCCGGCGTACAACGAAACCCGTAGCGTGGACTACAAGGTAGCGACTATCCAGGTCGACCTGCTGGACGGCCACGACGGTAAGTTGGTGTGGCGCGGCAGCTCCGAGCAAGTCATGAACAGCTACCCGCCAAGCCCGGCCGAACGCAGCACGGCGATCCAGAAGACGGTCGCGAAGGTGCTTGCCACCTATCCTCCGCAGTAA
- a CDS encoding nucleotide pyrophosphohydrolase, producing the protein MNLDELTQRLHRIRDNNDWRGFHSPKNLAMAASVEMAELVEIFQWKTEDQSRALSAEELAHAGQEVGDVVLYLLLMCSELGLDMNEVVRGKLADSERRFAK; encoded by the coding sequence ATGAACCTCGACGAATTGACCCAGCGCTTGCATCGCATCCGCGACAACAACGACTGGCGCGGCTTCCACAGCCCGAAAAACCTGGCCATGGCCGCCAGCGTGGAAATGGCCGAACTGGTCGAGATCTTCCAATGGAAGACCGAGGACCAGTCGCGCGCCCTGTCTGCCGAGGAACTGGCCCACGCCGGCCAGGAAGTGGGCGATGTGGTGCTCTACCTGCTGTTGATGTGCAGCGAGCTGGGCTTGGACATGAATGAAGTGGTGCGCGGCAAACTGGCCGACAGTGAACGGCGGTTCGCCAAATGA
- a CDS encoding MaoC family dehydratase: MSIEWQNLDDVPSMVGLYTRAALRRKITGSQLPHTGLRAWLSIDPKSLATFRNVCNVGDSSLLPPTYPHVMAFPLQMQLLTAHDFPFPLLGLVHLDNTIRLLRPLGGLGRVRASVHVENLQAHSKGATFSLVTQVEDGLGPLWEEESTMLCRGVKLEGEPPAELEAAPLPMIELRRWFAAKDTGRQYAKASGDYNPIHLSALSAKLFGFPQAIAHGMWSEARALAALREHLPAANVEIQVHFKKPVRLPSEVVLSASAAGSSGQFSLHGKGDLLHMVGSWQPVA; this comes from the coding sequence ATGAGCATCGAATGGCAAAACCTCGACGATGTGCCGTCCATGGTCGGGCTGTACACCCGCGCGGCGTTGCGCCGCAAAATCACCGGCAGCCAGTTGCCGCACACCGGCCTGCGGGCCTGGTTGAGCATCGACCCCAAGTCCTTGGCAACCTTTCGCAACGTCTGCAACGTGGGTGACAGCAGCCTGCTGCCGCCCACATACCCCCATGTCATGGCCTTCCCCCTGCAAATGCAGTTGCTCACGGCGCACGACTTCCCCTTCCCATTGCTCGGCCTGGTGCACCTGGACAACACCATCCGCCTGCTCAGGCCCTTGGGCGGGCTGGGCCGGGTGCGTGCCAGCGTGCACGTGGAAAACCTGCAAGCACACAGCAAGGGCGCGACCTTCAGCCTGGTGACCCAGGTAGAGGACGGCCTCGGGCCGCTGTGGGAAGAAGAAAGCACCATGCTCTGCCGGGGCGTGAAACTTGAAGGCGAGCCGCCCGCCGAACTCGAGGCGGCGCCCCTGCCGATGATCGAGCTGCGGCGCTGGTTCGCGGCCAAGGACACCGGCCGGCAGTACGCCAAGGCGTCCGGCGACTACAACCCCATCCACTTGAGTGCGTTGAGCGCCAAACTGTTCGGCTTCCCCCAGGCAATCGCCCACGGCATGTGGAGCGAGGCGCGGGCACTGGCGGCGCTGCGTGAACACCTGCCAGCGGCCAACGTGGAGATCCAGGTACACTTCAAAAAACCGGTGCGCCTGCCCAGCGAAGTGGTGCTGTCGGCCAGCGCTGCCGGCTCCAGCGGGCAGTTCAGCTTGCACGGCAAGGGCGACCTGCTGCACATGGTGGGCAGTTGGCAACCCGTCGCCTGA
- a CDS encoding LysE family translocator — MLAFVLFAFVASITPGPTNILILSNSARYGLLAALPIVLGACGAAALLVFLVGTGVGRTLMTLPGVHVAMTTLGIVWLSWLAWKIYSSPAPSLHTTDERRLGLVGAAALQLVNPKTWMMALAVVSVFSAQGLEVRWLALAMFLVSLPCLTSWAVLGAGSAKLLRSPRALQWLNRALAVLLLASAWLSLIV, encoded by the coding sequence ATGCTGGCCTTTGTGTTGTTTGCCTTCGTCGCCTCGATCACCCCGGGGCCCACCAATATTTTGATCCTCAGCAACAGTGCCCGCTACGGCCTGCTGGCGGCCCTGCCCATCGTGCTGGGCGCCTGTGGCGCGGCGGCATTGCTGGTGTTTTTAGTGGGCACTGGGGTCGGCCGCACGCTGATGACCCTGCCCGGCGTACACGTGGCGATGACCACCTTGGGCATCGTCTGGCTGAGCTGGCTGGCGTGGAAGATTTACAGCAGCCCCGCGCCCTCGCTGCACACCACTGATGAGCGCCGCCTGGGGCTGGTAGGCGCCGCCGCGCTGCAACTGGTCAACCCGAAAACCTGGATGATGGCCCTGGCCGTGGTCAGCGTATTCAGTGCCCAGGGCCTGGAAGTACGCTGGCTGGCGCTGGCAATGTTCCTGGTGTCGCTGCCGTGCCTGACGAGTTGGGCGGTGTTGGGGGCGGGCTCGGCCAAACTGTTGCGCTCACCCCGTGCGCTGCAATGGCTAAACCGCGCGCTGGCGGTGCTGCTGCTCGCCTCCGCCTGGCTAAGCCTGATTGTGTAG